A stretch of Pogoniulus pusillus isolate bPogPus1 chromosome 25, bPogPus1.pri, whole genome shotgun sequence DNA encodes these proteins:
- the VASH2 gene encoding tubulinyl-Tyr carboxypeptidase 2 isoform X3, whose translation MCSTLQEICFQHDNNRHLALRLMETAKEMTRESLPIKCLEAVILGIYLTNGQPSVERFPISFKTHFSGNYFHHVVLGIYCNGRYGSLGMSRRSDLMDKPLTYRTLSDLIFEFEDSYKKYLHSVKKVKIGLYVPHEPHSFQPIEWKQMVLNVSKMTRTEVRKELEKFARDMRMKILKPSSAHSPMKERSRGKSLSPRRRQASPQRRACKRDKSPAVVDKKGDLTTLNEMTLPGALCTSPPGQLLFWDLDEERTLSHRLNDLRS comes from the exons ATGTGTTCCACTTTGCAAGAAATCTGCTTCCAGCATGACAACAACAGGCATCTTGCTCTGAG GTTAATGGAGACAGCAAAAGAAATGACCAGAGAGTCCTTACCTATCAAATGCCTTGAAGCAGTTATCCTGGGGAT ATACTTAACGAACGGGCAGCCCTCCGTGGAACGCTTCCCCATCAGCTTTAAAACCCACTTCTCAGGGAACTATTTTCATCATGTGGTGCTCGGGATTTACTGCAACGGCCGCTACGGCTCTCTGGGCATGAGCAGGCGATCGGATCTGATGGACAAACCTCTAACTTACCGAACTCTGAGCGACCTCATCTTTGAATTTGAAGACTCCTATAAAAAGTACTTGCATTCAGTCAAAAAAGTAAAAATAGGATTATATGTCCCACACGAGCcacacagctttcagcccaTTGAGTGGAAACAGATGGTCCTCAACGTATCCAAAATGACGCGCACAGAAGtcaggaaggagctggagaagtTTGCCAGGGATATGAGGATGAAG ATTCTGAAACCCTCAAGTGCCCATTCTCCAATGAAAGAGAGATCACGGGGCAAGTCCTTGTCCCCTCGCCGCAGGCAAGCCAGCCCTCAGAGACGAGCATGCAAGAGAGACAAGTC GCCTGCTGTGGTGGACAAGAAAGGAGACCTGACAACACTCAACGAG ATGACACTGCCAGGGGCCTTGTGTACCTCCCCTCCTGGGCAATTACTGTTTTGGGATCTTGATGAAGAGAGGACGTTGTCACACAGACTGAATGATTTAAGGTCCTAG